A single Candidatus Beckwithbacteria bacterium DNA region contains:
- the vanZ gene encoding VanZ family protein, with protein sequence MALSTMFNSCPFRKIKMIRLWLPVLLWCGVIFFFSSLPSTKTPYLIWWDVVIKKTAHVTEYAILFTLLFRALKQTFLDTYAIKNYKIVTAVLGTLYAMSDEYHQRFTYGRTSTIRDVLIDVGGILLALYLVGWIKNKKGKLVKIVHFIYNKT encoded by the coding sequence ATGGCACTAAGTACTATGTTTAATTCTTGTCCATTTCGAAAAATCAAGATGATCAGGTTATGGTTGCCAGTGTTACTATGGTGTGGGGTAATCTTTTTCTTCTCTTCCTTGCCTTCAACCAAAACTCCCTATCTTATTTGGTGGGATGTAGTTATCAAAAAAACAGCTCATGTGACCGAGTACGCTATTTTATTTACCTTACTTTTTAGAGCTTTAAAGCAGACATTTTTAGATACATATGCTATTAAAAATTACAAAATAGTGACGGCTGTCTTAGGTACTCTCTATGCTATGTCTGATGAATACCACCAACGCTTTACCTATGGTCGGACTTCGACAATAAGAGATGTGTTAATTGATGTTGGAGGGATTTTGCTAGCACTATACTTAGTTGGTTGGATTAAAAATAAAAAAGGCAAATTAGTAAAAATTGTTCACTTTATTTACAATAAAACATAA